One segment of Rubripirellula amarantea DNA contains the following:
- a CDS encoding dihydrodipicolinate synthase family protein, with translation MDSSEFQPAQLRQSVIAVPPMARDTNGNIDVQENEKVIRFLEAGGVRSLLYGGNAVFYHISLAEYSGTLQWLSESTSDDTVVIPSIGPAYGFARDQVEVLQQFNFPTAMLLPSRDVVDQQGIATSIRRLAEDLGKPLVVYLKFDRWLDASLIRSLEDDGVISWIKYAVVREDTSNDDYLREVIDAFPSTRIVSGIGEQPAIIHLRDFGITGFTSGCICVAPERSMEMMHAIHAGDYEKAEAIRKWFCPLEDLRNEINPIRVLHHAVEAAGIAKMGPLQPMLSDLDDSSIERIRAAVSQMA, from the coding sequence ATGGACTCATCTGAATTTCAACCTGCTCAACTTCGTCAATCTGTGATTGCGGTTCCGCCTATGGCGCGAGACACAAACGGCAACATTGATGTACAGGAAAACGAAAAGGTCATTCGTTTCCTCGAAGCAGGTGGAGTTCGATCGTTGCTTTATGGTGGCAACGCTGTCTTTTATCACATCTCGCTTGCGGAGTACTCCGGAACACTGCAGTGGTTGTCCGAATCAACCTCGGACGACACGGTGGTGATTCCATCAATTGGCCCGGCTTATGGTTTTGCCCGCGACCAAGTTGAGGTTCTGCAGCAGTTCAACTTCCCCACCGCGATGCTGCTTCCTTCACGTGACGTCGTCGACCAACAAGGCATTGCCACTTCGATCCGGCGATTGGCCGAAGACCTGGGCAAACCGCTTGTCGTGTATTTGAAGTTCGATCGCTGGCTCGATGCGTCTTTGATCCGATCACTCGAGGATGACGGCGTGATCTCGTGGATCAAGTACGCTGTGGTGCGAGAAGACACATCCAATGACGACTATCTTCGTGAAGTCATTGACGCTTTCCCAAGCACACGAATCGTCAGCGGTATTGGCGAACAGCCTGCGATCATTCACCTGCGAGATTTTGGCATTACCGGATTCACGAGCGGATGCATCTGCGTCGCTCCCGAACGTTCGATGGAGATGATGCACGCCATCCACGCCGGCGACTACGAAAAGGCCGAGGCGATTCGAAAGTGGTTCTGCCCGTTGGAGGATCTACGCAACGAAATCAATCCGATTCGAGTGCTTCACCACGCGGTCGAAGCGGCCGGCATTGCCAAGATGGGGCCGCTGCAACCAATGCTCAGCGACCTTGATGATTCGTCAATCGAAAGAATTCGTGCTGCTGTGAGCCAAATGGCTTAG